The following DNA comes from Capsicum annuum cultivar UCD-10X-F1 chromosome 7, UCD10Xv1.1, whole genome shotgun sequence.
TTCATACCATTAGGCAAGACAAATGTAGAGTTTATAGTGTTTTACTTTTAACTTGGAAACTGCAGCAACATAACTCAGTTTAAGTGTTAATCTAGGTGGCTATTATCATTTTCTCGTCATTATCTTTTTGTCACTGGTAAAAAAAGAAGTCATATTATCTTTTTGTCATATAGGGAACTTTGGAAAACTTTGGATGCCTTGTTATTATTAATGCAATACTATacctgattttatttttttaaaaaaaggaactTTGGAAGGTTTAATTAGGTGGTGATCTTGCGCTTGCAATGGCTTGAATACCCCCCCagtctccttttttttttctggcAAATCACGTCTTCTCAGTTATTCACAGCTTTCTTAGTATAACTTGACATATCATTGTCCAGATGAAAGAGAAGTTGAAAGTGACATATTTCTCCTGAATGTGACGGAAAGGAGATGTCTTTCTGTTCATGTAGCTCCAAAGAGCTGGAAAGAATGCTTGATAAGATTCTCATCTTTGTGGATTGCTTCTCTTTGATGCATTTTTCCCTTTGATTTcgtgagccgagggtctattggaaacagtctctctacctccgaggtaggggtaaggtctgcatacactctgtCCTTCCCCGACCCCACTCGACCCCACTGGATAGGTCATTGCTGTTGATAAAGCCCTTTGATGCATTACGAAAGGCACAATGGTGCTAATATCAGGGTAATATATTTTCTTCCACCTGCTAATAGCAAATAATCCTTCATAGTGGCTGGTGGGATGGATGAGTATTGAAAATTGGAACGTATCGTGCACCTAGTTGAAACAACTTGCTGCTGAAAAACATacatctaaaatatcaaaattaatgcTTTTCTGGATGTTAAGGTCAAATGATACAACATTTCAACTTGGCTGGCTTAACAATGAGATTGATGGTTAAATGTATTTGACATCTGAAATTTTTAAGACAATATTTGACATTTAGTTCTCTTTGCTGGATATCATTCTAGAACCGTACCTCCTATATTTTATATCAATGTTGGATGTACTCGTGCACAATTATAGGAACTTATTCCAAATACGGGTGTGTGTGACTTCTTGGCATGTACATGTGGTCTTTTCCAATTGCACTGTAATTTGAAGAATCTGTATGACATAGGCACATGTCTCATCTTTTCGACACGGGTATGGAAGGGAAAATGAAGGATCATTGTAGCTTACACACATTAAATTGCGTTTCAGTATTCTTGGGGAAGGGGGAAAATGTCGTAAGGAAAAGAATATCAACTCTTCTTCCATAGGTGCAATTTCTCCACCGTCTTTGCTTTAAGTTCAGAACTGCTAGCATGACCTAGCATTTGCTTTTCAATATAAACTTATTTGCTTTTCAAGCTGTACTCTATTTCAATGAGGAAAATGGCCAAAAGGGGAGGTAAAAATCGCGATTTTCAAGTAAAAGGCAACAGATGTTAAATATACCTACCTTGTGTGTTACTGTTATGACAATGTTGAAAATTCTCTCTGTATTTTCAGTCACTCCCAGtgaatttttctttgtttttctcttgGTAGGTGATTCTGTTTAAGATAAAAATATGGTTTCTAAAGATCGCAAAAAAACTACTGGATCTCCAAAAGTACAAGTTGGAGAGATAGATACAAGTGCACCATTCCAGTCTGTCAAAGATGCTGTTAACTTGTTTGGTGAAGGTGCATTCTCAGGGGAAAAACCTGCAATCAGGAAGCCAAGACCTCAGTCCGCAGAGGTAAATGATACTGTGGTTCAAATATGTATATCgctatgatttattttatctGCGCTCGGATCTTTGTAAGTTGTAATTTTGTCTTTTACATCAACTAAGTCATGCTGTCTAGAGATTTCTGCGTGCATGCATCAAAATTTTGTTTGGTATGTGTCCTTGAAGCATCTTCTTTCTTGATTAATTCAAATGTTTTCATATGGTGGTTAATGACTTCGGAGGGTTCATATTATTTGCTGCGTCGTTTTAGAGTGTCAAAAACTTTTACACTAAAGACATTCATACTCGAGTCTTTTAAGCGGTCGTTTGGTTAATAGTCCCGGGATATAAAATGCAGGATTATTTATCCCATCTTTTataccatgtatatgggatacgtttatcccatatacatggtgggatagCTAAACCTGTGATAGCTAATATCGGGATTAATTATCCCGGGATAAttctttcccaaccaaacgacccctgaGTACTGAATGTAACATGCAGTCAGGTGCTCTCAGGAGTGAATGAATGCAAAAACTATTTACACCTAGCGTAGTTAGTGTTCAGAGATTGCAATTAAATAGTCTCACCTAAGTACACTTATTTTATCTTGCTTGCAGAGGGTACTGGCAAAGGAAACGCAGCTTCACTTAACCCAGAAAGAGCTGAACAAGTTGAAGGAACAGTTGAAAAATGCCGAAACCACTAGAGCTCAAGCACTTGTTGAGCTTGAAAGGGCAAAACGAACCGTTGATGACCTcacaaaaaaacttaaaattgtttGTGAGTCAAAGGATTTGGCTGTCAAGTCGACAGAAGCAGCAAAGAGTCAGATGAGCAAACTTGAAGCACCAACTGATGGGTCTGTTATGGGGAAGGATGGTTCTTGGAATGTGGATCTGGAAACTGCAAGAGAGAACTATATGGCTGAAATAGCTAATCTTGATAAAGCAAAACAGGAGCTGAGGAAACTCCGCCAGGATTGTAATACATTTAGGGAGGAAAAAACTGGCGCCATTGAGCAGGCAGCAGAAGCTGAGCGTACTGCCAAAGCAAATATGGAAAGAGCTAGTGAGCTCTCCAAGGAAATAGCAGCTGTCCACGAGTCGGTTGATCAGCTGAAACTTGCCTGTGTGCAAGAGCGGGAAGAGGAAGCAAAGATTTATGCTGAAAAGAATGTCCAGAAGCAGTCCTACAAGGCTAAACTTGAAGAGTCAGCGGAGAAGTTACGTGCTTTGAGGAAAGAGACTGATGTGGATTTAGCCAAGAGTCTCGAAGCACAGTTAGCTGAAAAAATGTCTGAAATTGAAACTTTGAAGAAAGAGATGGACAGCGCGAAGTCTTCTGACCTTGATAAGGTGAAAGTTGTTACTGCAGAGCTGGATGATGCGAAGGAATCACTGCATAAAGTCGCAGAAGAAGAGACTACTCTCCAAACCTTGGTGGAGACCCTTAAACTGGACCTTGAGAATATCAAGAAAGAACATTCTGATCTGAAAGAAAAGGAGGCAGAGACAGAATCACTTGCCGGGGGTCTGCATGTCAAGCTCCGGAAAGCCAAATCCGAGCTTGAAGCAGCAATTGCAGAAGAAGCCAAAGCAAGAGGTGCCTCTGAAGAAATGATCTCTACTCTCCACCAGCTGACCTTGGAGACTGAAAACGCGAAGCTTGAAGCTGAAGAGATGAAAATGCAAGCAGAAGTATTAAAGAAAGAAGCTGAAGCCACTAGAGTGGCACTTGAAGAAGCAGAAAAGAAGCTTGAGGTGGCGATGGAAGAAGCTGAAGAAGCAAAATCAGCTGAGGCTAGGGCTCGTGATCAAATTAAGATTTTATCTGAAAAAACCACAGCTGCACGAACCTCAACTTCCGAGTCTGGTGCTTGTATCACTTTATCAAAGGATGAGTATGAATCATTGAGCCGTAAAGTTGAAGAATTTGATAATTTAGCTGAAATAAGAGTGGGAGCTGCAATGGCTCAGGTAGAGGCCGTGAAAGCTAGTGAAAACGAGGCCCTCAAGAAGTTGGAGGCAACTCAAAAGGGGATTGACGATATAAAAATCGCTACTCAGGAAGCCTTGAAGAAGGCAGAGATGGCAGAAGCTGCCAAGAAGGCTGTAGAAGGTGAGCTTAGAAGGTGGCGTGAGCGTGAGCAAAAGAAGGCAGCCGAGGCAGCTTCTCGTATTCTTGCTGAAACACATACGAACTACGGATCATCTCCTCAAAGTTACACAGTTCAGAAGGAGAAACCATCGGAGAAATTCGTGGAGTCACCATCAAAGATGCACCCACCGGTTGAAACCAAGAAGCAAAACACACAAGAGAAGATAACGGAAACACGCAAGTTGCAGAAAGCAATGACATCAGTGTCAAAGAAGAAGGTATTGATGCCTAGTATCAGTGGCATTTTCCACAAGAAGAAAAACCAAGTAGAAGGAAGTTCTCCATCATATCTTCCTGGCGAGAAGCCTGTTTGGTAGCACTTTTGCCATAACATTTTGTTCAAAATTTGTGTGGTGGATAGGAACTTGATCATTTTGCCATGGATTGTGTGTATATCTGAAACCTGTGGAGCAGCAATTTTCTTTCCCCtttcatttttagtatttattgtGTGTCTTCATGTTCTTAGAGTTATATAAATTGCCTCCTATAATAATAACATCCTTGACTTCCATTGGAACAGAAAAAAGtattgtggtttttttttttgattactTCTATTGCTAttcaccgcgcatagcggtaactttaatgcaccgggctgcccttttttttacTTCCTATTGCTAATATGTTCTTTTCCTGTTGGAGTTGGCATGAGCAGTAAGCAGGATCCTTTGCTAATATGTTCTTTTCCTGTTGGAGTTGGCATGAGCAGTAAGCAGGATCCTTTCGCTGCGTGCTTTTTGAAAGTGTTTTTAAGTGTATTTTATTAAGAAGTACTTTTGAGGAAAATGcttctttttaaaactttttctacTATCTCTAGAGGGGCAGAATTATCAATATTCTCCCAAAAGTTCAGCCAACCACCCAAGGAGTACTTTGAGGAAAATGCTACTTTTTTGAACTTCTGAAAAAGCAACTTCTGCCATCTCCAGAGAGTCAAAATCACTTATAAACTCGGCGAACTACCTGAGAAATACCTGAGAAATATTTCGAGGAAATTGTACTTTTTAAAACTTTTGAAAAACAACTTCCTCTATCTCTAGAGGGCAAGAATTACTAATTTTCTCCCATAAGTTCGGCCAACCACTTAAGAAGTACTTTGAGGAAAaggttattttttttaacttctgaAAAAGCAACTTCTGCTATCTCAACGAACTACCTAAAAAATACTTCGAGGAAATTGTACTTTTTAAAACTTCTGAAAAACAACTTCCTCTATCTCTAGAGGGCCAGAATTACTAATTTGTTTCCAAAAGTTCGGCCAACCACCTAAGAAGTACTTTGAGGAAAAGGCTACTTTTTAAAACTTCTGAAAAAACAACTTCTGTTATCTCTAGAGGGACAGAATCACTTATAAACTTGGCCAACCACCTGAGAAATACTTCGAGGAAATTGCTACTTTataaaacttttgaaaaataacttCCTCTACCTCTAAAGGGTCAGAATTACTAATTTTCTCCCAAAAGCTCGGCCAACCACCTAAAAAAGTACTTTGAGGAAAATACTACTTTTTAAcacttttggaaaaaaaataactTCTGCTATCTCTAGAAGGCCGGAATTACTTATATTCTCTCAAAATGCTACGTAATACTTGTTATGAAAAATTACTTCTTCGAAATATAATTTGGCTTTCTTTTTTTGCCCACGAGAATATTGAAATTAAGTATGAAATTTAAGAGTTAAGTATTATGTATGATGATGACTACTACAAAAATAAACCCAGTATTTTCTCACCTAGTAGGGTCTGGAAAGGGTAAAATGTACCAGTCTATACTACTACCTTAAAAAAAGTGGAGAGATAATTTTCGATAGTAAACAAAACCGtcaaaagcatgaaacaagatcaatttctaccaaaaaataaaaaataaagataaaagctaattatacaaaaattaatattatacatatataatattataaaactatTCACATAA
Coding sequences within:
- the LOC107878821 gene encoding WEB family protein At5g55860; the protein is MVSKDRKKTTGSPKVQVGEIDTSAPFQSVKDAVNLFGEGAFSGEKPAIRKPRPQSAERVLAKETQLHLTQKELNKLKEQLKNAETTRAQALVELERAKRTVDDLTKKLKIVCESKDLAVKSTEAAKSQMSKLEAPTDGSVMGKDGSWNVDLETARENYMAEIANLDKAKQELRKLRQDCNTFREEKTGAIEQAAEAERTAKANMERASELSKEIAAVHESVDQLKLACVQEREEEAKIYAEKNVQKQSYKAKLEESAEKLRALRKETDVDLAKSLEAQLAEKMSEIETLKKEMDSAKSSDLDKVKVVTAELDDAKESLHKVAEEETTLQTLVETLKLDLENIKKEHSDLKEKEAETESLAGGLHVKLRKAKSELEAAIAEEAKARGASEEMISTLHQLTLETENAKLEAEEMKMQAEVLKKEAEATRVALEEAEKKLEVAMEEAEEAKSAEARARDQIKILSEKTTAARTSTSESGACITLSKDEYESLSRKVEEFDNLAEIRVGAAMAQVEAVKASENEALKKLEATQKGIDDIKIATQEALKKAEMAEAAKKAVEGELRRWREREQKKAAEAASRILAETHTNYGSSPQSYTVQKEKPSEKFVESPSKMHPPVETKKQNTQEKITETRKLQKAMTSVSKKKVLMPSISGIFHKKKNQVEGSSPSYLPGEKPVW